In the Thermomicrobiales bacterium genome, ATGCGCGGGTCGGGTTTGCCGACGCCGAAGGTGGCCGGTGAGACGATGATCTCGACCCGACTCTCAATGTTCAGCTCCCTGACGCGATCGACGGCCTCGTCGTTGTTCGAGATGATGCCGACGCGCAGGCCGAGGCCGGCAAGCCAGTCGAATGTGGCGATGACATCATCGAACAGGTGAAATGCCTTGATCAGATCGCGATGCCGATAGCGCTCGACAAATTCGGTCTGGCACGACACCGGGATGCCGAGCGCGGCCGGCAGGCGCTCGATGAACGGGCCCCACGCGCCGGCAGCCGAGTCTCCAGCGAGGGCGAATGCGTCGTACACCTCGGCCATGGTCAGGTTCACGCCGAAGTCGGCCGCGGCGTGCTGGGCGAAGGTGTAGCGATGTGGTTCTGCGCCGCAGAGCGTGTCATCCCAGTCGAACAGGATGGCTTCCCAGCTATTGCTCATTCCCCGTTACCCCTCGCATGAGGGCGGCTGACCTGCCGCCGCGCACCTCTCACTCGCCTCGTCGCTGAGTGTACAACCGCTGCCACTGCACGCTACGATAGCCGGGGCGTATGCTTTGCGCATGCAAGAGATACGAACGGGCGTGGACGTCGGCCCCGAGGCGCAGGGCCGAGGCAAACGCGGAGGCTGCCGATGATCGACCGCCAGTACTGCCTGCGCCACCGCCCGGCGCTTCTGAGCCGCTATCCAGTCACGCCCAGAACCGACCTGGCAACGCAGCGTGCGGTTGTCGTGGATCGACGCGATGATTGCGAGCTGCTCTGTGGCGGAGCGCACGAGGGGCCGCATGTCTGGCCGGATGGCTCCGAAGTCGGGCGGCCGGCGCGCCTCGAACCCCCCGAATGATGGCACGCTGTCAGCCTGCGCGGCGCTCCCACCACGGCGAAGCCTGGTCCGGATCGCGCGGTTCCAGACCCTGGCGGAGCTCGGCGCCGGCCATGAATCCCGCCAGTGCGCCGAGCGCGGCCGGCAGCGCCGACCATACAAGGACGAACAATGCCTGCTGGGTGGCGTAGTTCTGGACGCTGACGACGCGGGCGATCGTCCCC is a window encoding:
- a CDS encoding HAD family hydrolase codes for the protein MSNSWEAILFDWDDTLCGAEPHRYTFAQHAAADFGVNLTMAEVYDAFALAGDSAAGAWGPFIERLPAALGIPVSCQTEFVERYRHRDLIKAFHLFDDVIATFDWLAGLGLRVGIISNNDEAVDRVRELNIESRVEIIVSPATFGVGKPDPRIFTESMALMRVNSTRAIYVGDSFDNDIVGSRAAGLTPVLIDRFGVNPRPAGYLRVTQLAELASFVPGTADAPLR